One Chordicoccus furentiruminis DNA window includes the following coding sequences:
- a CDS encoding BMP family protein encodes MKKLIAIGLSAMMTMSMTSVAAMADSSAAEAPDVDLSGKKICLILPGSIDDQGWNATNNAGAEAAEKELGVKIDVVESVPAEEYESTFVEYGEKGYDLIMAAGSQFDEAATTVAPDYPDSLFCVINGQAAESDNQCPVFPKEYEGSYLAGIMAGYATTNGQFATMGGESNEPMVKLLDTYEAMATKIAGDRGISGAKATRSFVNSWTDVSATKDLTSSMIDNGADTVFCYSNEGTSGAIQAAEEKGAKFIGFSSNKNDESDCVYGSVAMDWANVYPTIVKNVISGAWTGETQIGVKEGVFAVDYTDQCSDECKAAVDQAVKDITDGKIDFTQYFGDTVSGAESAAS; translated from the coding sequence ATGAAGAAGCTGATCGCAATCGGGCTGAGCGCGATGATGACGATGTCGATGACGTCGGTGGCGGCGATGGCGGATTCGTCGGCGGCCGAGGCGCCGGATGTGGATCTGAGCGGGAAGAAGATCTGTCTGATCCTCCCCGGCAGCATCGATGACCAGGGCTGGAACGCGACAAACAACGCAGGCGCGGAAGCCGCCGAGAAGGAACTGGGCGTGAAGATCGATGTGGTCGAGTCCGTTCCGGCGGAGGAATACGAGTCGACTTTCGTGGAGTACGGGGAGAAGGGCTATGATCTGATCATGGCAGCCGGCAGCCAGTTCGACGAGGCGGCGACGACGGTCGCCCCGGATTATCCGGACTCTCTGTTCTGCGTCATCAACGGCCAGGCGGCGGAATCCGACAATCAGTGCCCGGTCTTCCCGAAGGAATACGAGGGTTCTTATCTGGCGGGCATCATGGCCGGCTACGCGACGACGAACGGCCAGTTCGCGACGATGGGCGGCGAATCCAACGAGCCGATGGTCAAGCTGCTGGATACATATGAAGCGATGGCGACGAAGATCGCCGGCGACCGCGGCATCAGCGGCGCGAAGGCGACCCGTTCCTTCGTCAATTCCTGGACGGATGTATCCGCGACGAAGGACCTCACTTCCTCGATGATCGACAACGGAGCGGACACGGTCTTCTGCTACTCCAACGAGGGGACGTCCGGCGCGATCCAGGCGGCCGAGGAGAAGGGCGCGAAGTTCATCGGCTTCTCTTCCAACAAGAATGACGAGTCCGACTGTGTGTACGGCTCGGTGGCGATGGACTGGGCGAACGTCTATCCGACGATCGTGAAGAACGTGATCAGCGGCGCATGGACCGGCGAGACCCAGATCGGCGTGAAGGAAGGCGTCTTCGCGGTCGACTACACGGATCAGTGCTCGGATGAGTGCAAGGCGGCGGTCGATCAGGCCGTGAAGGATATCACGGACGGCAAGATCGACTTCACACAGTATTTCGGGGACACGGTCTCCGGAGCGGAATCCGCCGCTTCATGA
- a CDS encoding ABC transporter ATP-binding protein: MEAPVVELRHITKRFAKVLANDDVSLSVGCGEVVALLGENGAGKSTIMKILYGLYHETSGEIRVDGVRRRIRSPKDAMALGISMIQQHFSLVDAHTVTENIILGTVRGRIDYAAEEEKIQRLSDRYHFGVPAGARVRDLPVGIQQKVEILKALHRNARILIMDEPTAVLLPQEIETLMQFIRSFAAEGNSVIFITHKMKEVMEVADRIIIMRNGRISGEVEKTRTSTSELARLMIGHDLEALRKESDPEGGRKVRLEVRDLTVQPENGVALLDHLSFDLHAGEILGVAGVSGNGQQELCEALYGALPPTDGTVRLDGTDVTRLDVGGHIRKGVGYCASDRYRYGMVPAMSLSENMILKASRLGRWDRHGFISWRKVDRYTAEQIRAYQIKAPDPSVTAGSLSGGNQQKLVVAREADMGESLLIFDQPTRGLDLGAINNVQKVILRERAAGKCILLISTELSELFELADRIAVMFQGRFMGIYRPGDLTMESIGLLMAGVRPEAAKEE; encoded by the coding sequence ATGGAAGCACCGGTTGTTGAGCTGCGGCATATCACCAAGCGGTTCGCGAAGGTCCTCGCCAACGACGATGTGTCGCTTTCGGTAGGATGCGGCGAGGTGGTGGCGCTGCTCGGAGAAAACGGGGCCGGCAAGAGCACGATCATGAAGATCCTCTACGGCCTCTATCATGAAACCTCCGGAGAGATTCGGGTCGACGGCGTCCGGCGCCGCATCCGGTCGCCGAAGGACGCGATGGCGCTCGGAATCTCGATGATCCAGCAGCATTTCTCGCTGGTGGACGCCCACACGGTGACGGAGAACATCATCCTCGGCACCGTGCGCGGACGGATCGACTACGCAGCCGAGGAGGAGAAGATTCAGCGCCTGTCCGACCGCTATCATTTCGGCGTGCCCGCCGGCGCGCGGGTCCGGGATCTTCCCGTCGGCATCCAGCAGAAGGTGGAGATCCTGAAGGCGCTGCACCGCAACGCCCGGATCCTCATCATGGACGAGCCGACCGCCGTGCTTCTCCCTCAGGAGATCGAGACGCTGATGCAGTTCATCCGTTCCTTCGCGGCGGAAGGCAATTCCGTGATCTTCATCACGCATAAGATGAAGGAGGTCATGGAGGTCGCGGACCGGATCATCATCATGCGGAACGGCCGGATCAGCGGCGAGGTGGAGAAGACCAGGACGAGTACGTCCGAGCTGGCAAGGCTTATGATCGGACACGACCTCGAGGCGCTTCGGAAGGAAAGCGATCCGGAAGGCGGGCGGAAGGTCCGGCTTGAGGTGAGGGATCTCACGGTTCAGCCGGAGAACGGCGTGGCGCTGCTCGACCATCTGAGCTTCGACCTTCATGCCGGCGAGATTCTCGGCGTGGCCGGCGTATCGGGCAACGGACAGCAGGAGCTCTGCGAGGCGCTGTACGGCGCGCTGCCTCCGACGGACGGCACGGTCCGGCTCGACGGAACGGACGTCACGCGTCTTGACGTCGGGGGCCATATCCGGAAAGGGGTCGGCTACTGCGCGTCGGACCGCTACCGCTACGGGATGGTACCCGCGATGTCGCTCTCGGAGAATATGATCCTGAAGGCGAGCCGCCTCGGCCGCTGGGACCGTCACGGCTTCATCAGCTGGCGGAAGGTTGACCGCTACACCGCGGAGCAGATCCGGGCGTATCAGATCAAGGCGCCGGATCCGTCGGTGACGGCCGGCTCGCTCTCGGGGGGCAACCAGCAGAAGCTGGTAGTCGCGCGGGAGGCGGATATGGGCGAAAGCCTCCTGATTTTCGACCAGCCGACGCGGGGGCTCGACCTCGGGGCGATCAACAATGTGCAGAAGGTGATTCTCCGGGAGCGGGCGGCCGGCAAATGCATTCTCCTGATCTCCACCGAACTGTCCGAGCTCTTCGAACTGGCGGACCGGATCGCGGTGATGTTTCAGGGACGCTTCATGGGAATTTACCGGCCGGGCGACCTGACGATGGAATCCATCGGACTTCTGATGGCCGGCGTCCGGCCCGAAGCAGCGAAGGAGGAGTGA
- a CDS encoding ABC transporter permease, whose protein sequence is MDRKHEAADLILWTGLAFILGLAVCFAFLPLMGIRPGEAFVTMFGGVFSDTYTMGNILVKTAPLILTGLAFAFTFKANLYNIGAQGQFYVGCTCAVSVSLGLAGKMPAPAVIVLAMLAAMGGGAAVGFLIGFLKARCHANEFLVSMMSTYVITYMMQLLLRTVLQEKKHEYIKTNQLDRSVWLPKIIDGTSVSAGIIISVVTAAVIWVILYRTTFGFRIRVTGLNAEAARLSGISPARECMAAFAVSGAVAGLAGFIEVNGMQHMLLTGLDSSVGSYGIGIAIMANANPIGVIFASLLFGILQVGGTVLSHSTDAPSSIIDLMLGFVMLFVLISFFFRRRAAVARMKKRKAGEE, encoded by the coding sequence ATGGACAGAAAACATGAAGCGGCAGACCTGATTCTCTGGACAGGTCTTGCCTTTATTCTCGGACTGGCCGTCTGCTTCGCCTTCCTGCCGCTGATGGGGATCCGTCCGGGCGAAGCGTTCGTGACGATGTTCGGCGGCGTGTTCTCGGATACCTACACGATGGGAAACATCCTGGTCAAGACAGCTCCGCTGATCCTGACGGGACTCGCATTCGCCTTCACGTTCAAGGCGAACCTCTACAATATCGGCGCCCAGGGCCAGTTCTATGTCGGCTGTACCTGCGCCGTGTCGGTGTCGCTTGGCCTTGCCGGGAAAATGCCCGCGCCGGCCGTCATCGTGCTGGCGATGCTCGCCGCGATGGGCGGCGGAGCGGCGGTGGGCTTTCTGATCGGCTTTCTGAAGGCGCGCTGCCACGCCAACGAATTTCTTGTCAGCATGATGTCCACCTATGTGATCACATATATGATGCAGCTGCTGCTCCGGACCGTTCTGCAGGAAAAGAAGCATGAGTACATCAAGACCAACCAGCTGGACCGGTCCGTCTGGCTGCCGAAAATCATCGACGGAACCTCGGTCTCCGCGGGCATCATCATCTCGGTCGTCACAGCGGCGGTGATCTGGGTGATTCTCTACCGGACGACCTTCGGGTTCCGGATCCGCGTCACCGGACTCAACGCGGAGGCCGCGAGACTTTCGGGCATCAGCCCCGCGAGGGAGTGCATGGCGGCGTTCGCGGTCAGCGGCGCGGTCGCCGGGCTGGCCGGCTTCATCGAGGTCAACGGGATGCAGCACATGCTGCTGACCGGGCTGGACTCGTCAGTGGGCTCCTATGGCATCGGCATCGCGATTATGGCGAACGCGAACCCCATCGGCGTGATCTTCGCCTCCCTTCTTTTCGGAATTCTTCAGGTCGGAGGAACGGTGCTTTCCCACTCCACGGACGCGCCGTCGAGCATCATCGACCTGATGCTGGGATTTGTGATGCTGTTCGTGCTGATTTCCTTCTTCTTCCGGCGGCGGGCGGCCGTGGCGAGGATGAAGAAGCGCAAAGCAGGGGAGGAATGA
- a CDS encoding ABC transporter permease, which yields MQNLINLLARALFMSTPLILGALGEVIAERTGMMMCAVEGVFLAGAWGGFVGAYLTGSIAAGFLTAILCGMLVAMLYGFCTIYLEQHQIVMGTAVAILMTGFCTFFYRVIFGTPTSPLKITPLRVIRIPLLSRIPFIGPILFSQNLVTYITVLLVPAVFFLIYRTAAGLTLRSCGENPEAVETAGIDVRRVRFLAVMAAGCLGGVAGAYYSLCNVGMYNSEIISGRGWIAFGICFLGNWNPAGALLFGIVFGISDAIGTYIKALGASGLPSELFSALPYFLVIVLTALKKQFNVPAQLGTTFRKEE from the coding sequence ATGCAGAATCTGATCAATCTGCTGGCGCGGGCGCTGTTCATGAGCACGCCGCTGATCCTCGGCGCGCTGGGCGAGGTGATCGCCGAGCGGACCGGCATGATGATGTGCGCGGTGGAAGGCGTCTTTTTAGCCGGAGCCTGGGGCGGTTTCGTCGGCGCGTATCTGACGGGCAGCATCGCGGCGGGGTTCCTTACGGCTATCCTCTGCGGGATGCTGGTCGCGATGCTCTACGGCTTCTGCACCATCTATCTGGAGCAGCACCAGATCGTCATGGGAACCGCGGTCGCGATTCTGATGACGGGCTTCTGCACCTTCTTCTACCGCGTGATCTTCGGCACGCCGACTTCGCCTCTTAAAATCACGCCGCTCAGGGTGATCCGGATCCCGCTGCTCTCCCGGATCCCGTTCATCGGGCCGATCCTGTTCTCCCAGAATCTCGTGACGTATATCACGGTCCTCCTGGTGCCGGCGGTCTTCTTCCTGATCTACCGTACGGCCGCGGGGCTTACGCTCCGCTCCTGCGGAGAGAACCCGGAGGCGGTGGAGACTGCGGGAATTGATGTCCGCCGGGTGCGTTTTCTCGCCGTGATGGCTGCGGGCTGTCTCGGCGGTGTCGCGGGCGCCTACTACTCGCTGTGCAATGTGGGAATGTACAATTCCGAGATCATCAGCGGCCGCGGATGGATCGCCTTCGGCATCTGCTTTCTCGGCAACTGGAATCCGGCCGGGGCGCTGCTCTTCGGGATCGTGTTCGGCATTTCCGATGCGATCGGCACGTACATCAAGGCGCTGGGGGCGTCGGGCCTTCCGAGCGAGCTCTTCAGCGCGCTGCCGTATTTTCTGGTGATTGTGCTGACGGCTCTCAAGAAGCAGTTCAACGTGCCGGCGCAGCTGGGCACGACGTTCCGGAAGGAGGAGTGA